A DNA window from Brassica napus cultivar Da-Ae chromosome C1, Da-Ae, whole genome shotgun sequence contains the following coding sequences:
- the LOC106427916 gene encoding phosphatidylinositol 4-phosphate 5-kinase 6 isoform X1, whose product MSVAHADDADDYSRPTGETYHAEKALPSGDFYTGQWRDNLPHGHGKYLWTDGCMYVGEWHRGKTMGKGRFSWPSGATYEGDFKNGYMDGKGTYIDSSGDLYRGSWVMNLRHGQGTKSYVNGDCYDGEWRRGLQDGHGRYQWKNENHYIGQWKNGMMNGNGTMIWSNGNRYDGSWEDSAPKGNGTFRWSDGSFYVGVWSKDPKEQNGTYYPSTSTGNFDWQPQQVFYVDLSECVVCTCQRIPVLPSQKMPVWYGSSSEQSSSGNRTKSSERPRRRSVDGRVSNAEMELRNNGSGYLQVDDTESNRSPLGPLRIQPAKKQGQTISKGHKNYDLMLNLQLGIRHSVGRPAPATSLDLKASAFDPKEKLWTKFPSEGSKYTPPHQSCEFKWKDYCPVVFRTLRKLFNVDAADYMLSICGNDALRELSSPGKSGSFFYLTNDDRYMIKTMKKAETKVSTSIQFFFLNLFIKIFTHLYFFHLKQVLIRMLPAYYNHVRACENTLVTKFFGLHCVKLTGTAQKKVRFVIMGNLFCTGHSIHRRFDLKGSSHGRLTTKPESEIDPNTTLKDLDLNFLFRLQKNWFQEFCRQVDKDCEFLEQERIMDYSLLVGLHFRESSCNNSATPTSGARTPTGDNRPSRGEMDRFLLDASKLASMQLGINMPARVERTVRRSDAENQLVGEPTGEFYDVILYFGVIDILQDYDISKKLEHAYKSMQYDPTSISAVDPKQYSRRFRDFIFRIFVEDT is encoded by the exons atgTCGGTAGCACACGCAGACGACGCCGACGACTACAGCCGACCAACGGGAGAGACATACCACGCGGAGAAAGCCTTACCGAGCGGAGACTTCTACACAGGCCAATGGAGAGACAACCTCCCCCACGGGCACGGCAAATACCTCTGGACCGACGGGTGTATGTACGTCGGAGAATGGCACCGCGGCAAAACCATGGGGAAAGGCCGTTTCAGCTGGCCCAGCGGCGCCACCTACGAAGGCGACTTCAAGAACGGCTACATGGACGGCAAAGGCACTTACATAGACTCCTCCGGAGATTTATACCGAGGCTCGTGGGTGATGAACCTGCGGCACGGCCAAGGCACGAAGAGCTATGTCAACGGAGACTGCTACGACGGCGAGTGGAGGAGAGGGTTGCAAGACGGGCACGGGAGGTACCAGTGGAAGAACGAGAATCATTACATAGGGCAGTGGAAGAACGGGATGATGAACGGTAACGGGACGATGATATGGAGCAACGGGAACCGTTACGACGGGTCTTGGGAAGACTCTGCTCCTAAAGGGAATGGTACTTTCCGTTGGTCGGATGGGAGTTTTTACGTCGGTGTTTGGAGTAAAGATCCTAAAGAACAGAACGGGACTTATTACCCGTCGACGTCTACGGGGAACTTTGACTGGCAACCGCAACAAGTGTTCTACGTTGATTTGAGTGAGTGTGTGGTTTGTACTTGTCAGAGGATACCGGTTTTGCCGTCTCAGAAGATGCCGGTTTGGTACGGTTCTTCTTCTGAGCAGAGTAGTAGTGGGAACAGGACTAAGAGCAGTGAGAGGCCGAGGAGGAGGTCTGTCGATGGAAGAGTTAGTAATGCTGAAATGGAGTTGAGGAATAATGGTTCTGGTTATCTTCAGGTAGATGATACGGAGAGTAACAGATCACCGTTGGGGCCGTTGAGAATACAACCTGCTAAGAAACAAGGACAGACTATCTCCAAAGGACATAAGAATTATGATCTCATGCTTAACTTGCAGCTTGGGATTAG ACATTCTGTTGGAAGACCAGCACCGGCAACATCGCTTGATTTGAAGGCTTCTGCGTTTGATCCAAAGGAAAAACTTTGGACGAAGTTTCCATCTGAGGGATCTAAATACACTCCTCCGCACCAGTCTTGTGAGTTCAAATGGAAGGACTATTGTCCTGTGGTTTTCAG GACTCTGCGGAAACTGTTTAATGTGGATGCAGCAGATTATATGTTATCGATTTGTGGCAATGATGCTCTTAGGGAGCTATCATCTCCAGGGAAAAGTGGAAGTTTCTTCTATTTGACCAATGATGACCGCTACATGATCAAGACCATGAAGAAGGCAGAAACAAAAGTAAGTActagtatacaatttttttttttaaatctgtttatcaaaatattcactcatttgtatttttttcatttgaaaCAGGTTCTTATAAGGATGCTTCCGGCTTACTACAACCATGTAAGGGCATGTGAAAACACTCTAGTTACGAAGTTCTTCGGTCTTCACTGCGTGAAACTGACTGGCACTGCACAGAAAAAG GTTCGGTTTGTAATCATGGGGAATCTATTCTGTACTGGCCACTCCATCCATAGACGGTTTGACCTGAAAGGATCATCTCATGGCCGTCTTACCACTAAACCAGAGTCTGAAATAGATCCAAATACAACACTTAAAGATCTTGATCTAAATTTCTTATTCCGGTTGCAAAAGAACTGGTTCCAAGAATTTTGCAG GCAAGTGGACAAAGACTGTGAATTTCTTGAACAAGAGAGGATCATGGACTATAGTCTCTTGGTTGGTCTTCACTTTCGAGAATCTTCGTGCAATAACTCTGCCACTCCTACTTCCGGAGCTAGAACCCCGACCG GAGACAATCGTCCCTCTCGAGGAGAAATGGACCGGTTTCTACTCGATGCCAGCAA gttAGCATCAATGCAACTAGGTATAAACATGCCTGCAAGAGTTGAAAGAACGGTGAGAAGAAGTGACGCTGAGAATCAGCTTGTTGGGGAACCAACTGGTGAATTTTACGACGTGATTCTCTACTTTGGTGTTATAGACATTCTACAAGACTACGATATAAGCAAGAAGCTTGAACATGCATATAAATCAATGCAGTATGATCCAACTTCGATCTCAGCTGTTGATCCAAAGCAATACTCTCGACGTTTCAGGGATTTCATCTTCAGGATCTTCGTTGAAGACACTTGA
- the LOC106427916 gene encoding phosphatidylinositol 4-phosphate 5-kinase 6 isoform X2 gives MSVAHADDADDYSRPTGETYHAEKALPSGDFYTGQWRDNLPHGHGKYLWTDGCMYVGEWHRGKTMGKGRFSWPSGATYEGDFKNGYMDGKGTYIDSSGDLYRGSWVMNLRHGQGTKSYVNGDCYDGEWRRGLQDGHGRYQWKNENHYIGQWKNGMMNGNGTMIWSNGNRYDGSWEDSAPKGNGTFRWSDGSFYVGVWSKDPKEQNGTYYPSTSTGNFDWQPQQVFYVDLSECVVCTCQRIPVLPSQKMPVWYGSSSEQSSSGNRTKSSERPRRRSVDGRVSNAEMELRNNGSGYLQVDDTESNRSPLGPLRIQPAKKQGQTISKGHKNYDLMLNLQLGIRHSVGRPAPATSLDLKASAFDPKEKLWTKFPSEGSKYTPPHQSCEFKWKDYCPVVFRTLRKLFNVDAADYMLSICGNDALRELSSPGKSGSFFYLTNDDRYMIKTMKKAETKVLIRMLPAYYNHVRACENTLVTKFFGLHCVKLTGTAQKKVRFVIMGNLFCTGHSIHRRFDLKGSSHGRLTTKPESEIDPNTTLKDLDLNFLFRLQKNWFQEFCRQVDKDCEFLEQERIMDYSLLVGLHFRESSCNNSATPTSGARTPTGDNRPSRGEMDRFLLDASKLASMQLGINMPARVERTVRRSDAENQLVGEPTGEFYDVILYFGVIDILQDYDISKKLEHAYKSMQYDPTSISAVDPKQYSRRFRDFIFRIFVEDT, from the exons atgTCGGTAGCACACGCAGACGACGCCGACGACTACAGCCGACCAACGGGAGAGACATACCACGCGGAGAAAGCCTTACCGAGCGGAGACTTCTACACAGGCCAATGGAGAGACAACCTCCCCCACGGGCACGGCAAATACCTCTGGACCGACGGGTGTATGTACGTCGGAGAATGGCACCGCGGCAAAACCATGGGGAAAGGCCGTTTCAGCTGGCCCAGCGGCGCCACCTACGAAGGCGACTTCAAGAACGGCTACATGGACGGCAAAGGCACTTACATAGACTCCTCCGGAGATTTATACCGAGGCTCGTGGGTGATGAACCTGCGGCACGGCCAAGGCACGAAGAGCTATGTCAACGGAGACTGCTACGACGGCGAGTGGAGGAGAGGGTTGCAAGACGGGCACGGGAGGTACCAGTGGAAGAACGAGAATCATTACATAGGGCAGTGGAAGAACGGGATGATGAACGGTAACGGGACGATGATATGGAGCAACGGGAACCGTTACGACGGGTCTTGGGAAGACTCTGCTCCTAAAGGGAATGGTACTTTCCGTTGGTCGGATGGGAGTTTTTACGTCGGTGTTTGGAGTAAAGATCCTAAAGAACAGAACGGGACTTATTACCCGTCGACGTCTACGGGGAACTTTGACTGGCAACCGCAACAAGTGTTCTACGTTGATTTGAGTGAGTGTGTGGTTTGTACTTGTCAGAGGATACCGGTTTTGCCGTCTCAGAAGATGCCGGTTTGGTACGGTTCTTCTTCTGAGCAGAGTAGTAGTGGGAACAGGACTAAGAGCAGTGAGAGGCCGAGGAGGAGGTCTGTCGATGGAAGAGTTAGTAATGCTGAAATGGAGTTGAGGAATAATGGTTCTGGTTATCTTCAGGTAGATGATACGGAGAGTAACAGATCACCGTTGGGGCCGTTGAGAATACAACCTGCTAAGAAACAAGGACAGACTATCTCCAAAGGACATAAGAATTATGATCTCATGCTTAACTTGCAGCTTGGGATTAG ACATTCTGTTGGAAGACCAGCACCGGCAACATCGCTTGATTTGAAGGCTTCTGCGTTTGATCCAAAGGAAAAACTTTGGACGAAGTTTCCATCTGAGGGATCTAAATACACTCCTCCGCACCAGTCTTGTGAGTTCAAATGGAAGGACTATTGTCCTGTGGTTTTCAG GACTCTGCGGAAACTGTTTAATGTGGATGCAGCAGATTATATGTTATCGATTTGTGGCAATGATGCTCTTAGGGAGCTATCATCTCCAGGGAAAAGTGGAAGTTTCTTCTATTTGACCAATGATGACCGCTACATGATCAAGACCATGAAGAAGGCAGAAACAAAA GTTCTTATAAGGATGCTTCCGGCTTACTACAACCATGTAAGGGCATGTGAAAACACTCTAGTTACGAAGTTCTTCGGTCTTCACTGCGTGAAACTGACTGGCACTGCACAGAAAAAG GTTCGGTTTGTAATCATGGGGAATCTATTCTGTACTGGCCACTCCATCCATAGACGGTTTGACCTGAAAGGATCATCTCATGGCCGTCTTACCACTAAACCAGAGTCTGAAATAGATCCAAATACAACACTTAAAGATCTTGATCTAAATTTCTTATTCCGGTTGCAAAAGAACTGGTTCCAAGAATTTTGCAG GCAAGTGGACAAAGACTGTGAATTTCTTGAACAAGAGAGGATCATGGACTATAGTCTCTTGGTTGGTCTTCACTTTCGAGAATCTTCGTGCAATAACTCTGCCACTCCTACTTCCGGAGCTAGAACCCCGACCG GAGACAATCGTCCCTCTCGAGGAGAAATGGACCGGTTTCTACTCGATGCCAGCAA gttAGCATCAATGCAACTAGGTATAAACATGCCTGCAAGAGTTGAAAGAACGGTGAGAAGAAGTGACGCTGAGAATCAGCTTGTTGGGGAACCAACTGGTGAATTTTACGACGTGATTCTCTACTTTGGTGTTATAGACATTCTACAAGACTACGATATAAGCAAGAAGCTTGAACATGCATATAAATCAATGCAGTATGATCCAACTTCGATCTCAGCTGTTGATCCAAAGCAATACTCTCGACGTTTCAGGGATTTCATCTTCAGGATCTTCGTTGAAGACACTTGA